From Mycolicibacterium nivoides, a single genomic window includes:
- a CDS encoding SDR family NAD(P)-dependent oxidoreductase, whose product MFFSEDYNGASCPERADIALVTGSAGGIGSAIVAELKRRGMIVIGADRTPAGSGSEDHFLSTDLAEVEADSLITASTDACGTAPHVLVNCAGVSIDAPAETLNRQQLERVLAINLIAPIELSIAAGRRMLEDGYGRIVNITSIHGRAGAIGCLPYDASKAGLDNATRTLAAEWSRRGVLVNAVAPGFVRTAMCTDERLSQPWFTEGYVANGRLPLGRAAQPEEIAKPVAWLSSRENTYVTGQVIYADGGLYSTF is encoded by the coding sequence ATGTTCTTCAGTGAGGATTATAACGGAGCTTCATGCCCTGAACGGGCAGACATTGCCCTCGTGACGGGTTCGGCGGGCGGAATCGGGTCTGCGATCGTCGCTGAACTCAAACGTCGCGGGATGATCGTCATTGGCGCCGACCGCACCCCTGCGGGCAGTGGCAGCGAAGACCACTTCCTCTCAACAGATCTCGCAGAAGTCGAAGCCGACAGCTTGATCACGGCCTCCACCGACGCGTGCGGGACGGCGCCCCACGTGCTGGTCAACTGCGCCGGAGTGAGCATCGATGCTCCGGCCGAGACATTGAATCGGCAGCAACTCGAACGCGTTCTGGCCATCAATCTGATCGCGCCCATCGAACTCTCGATCGCCGCCGGCCGCCGGATGCTCGAAGACGGCTACGGCCGCATCGTGAACATAACGTCGATACACGGTCGCGCCGGAGCCATCGGATGCCTTCCTTACGACGCTTCCAAGGCCGGACTCGACAATGCCACGCGCACCCTTGCCGCCGAGTGGTCACGCCGCGGTGTTCTCGTGAATGCCGTCGCGCCAGGCTTCGTCCGCACCGCGATGTGCACCGACGAGCGGCTCTCACAGCCGTGGTTCACCGAAGGCTACGTCGCGAATGGCCGCCTGCCGTTGGGCCGCGCAGCACAGCCAGAAGAGATCGCAAAACCCGTCGCATGGCTATCAAGTCGCGAAAATACCTATGTCACAGGACAAGTGATCTACGCCGATGGTGGCCTATACAGCACATTCTGA
- a CDS encoding carboxymuconolactone decarboxylase family protein, producing MSAQQGPVELSIARATSQSAADSAGSDPALPITPPAGAPAFVFGAARAADESLTARGAVPWSAAFGGRCGLICNGAAGTQANPNGVGGGWLLGNGGAGWSSTVAGVDGGRGGAGGLLWGNGGDGGAGGLGAGGGRGGNAGLLGGNGGRGGDGGSGLTGVAGESGTNNGRGGNGGVGGDGGSGGRAGLLFGWGGRGGDGGAGGAGGAGAHGITASSVEEDGGPGGDGGSGGTGGAGGSGGNAGLLAGDGGNGGSGGAAGIGGAGGFGGTGGATVVTLAGGQLTDSAGVGGTGGFGGAAGFAGLGGVGGTRSMFGRVGSNGANGASALAGAGGGLGGNGGLGGRLPLIDLNSATPAQAALAALMKRLGLPIQQATGIQLEDVNGLLLGPLNAYLYNPVVGEAIFNVGNTFSSSVLSPRVKEIVILSVGGKWGSSYELYAHELVARMVGVPEDAVVSLASGQPPVGLTGDELVAAQFVQELISTYRVSEATYQAAEAAFGRAGVVDMVTLASTYLGVSATLNAFNVRGPNPAAPAVLPTPAPATPPSPDGPNGLGGRLPLLDLATATPAQLELAARIKALALPIQQATGIELVTPDGHLIGPLNAYLYNPVIGGAQFDVGNTFASSTLSARVKEVVILSVGGLWGSDYEVWSHSKVARLAGLPEEAIVSLGSGQAPVGLSGDELIAAQFVQELVSTYRVSDELYYAAEAAFGREGLVDLVNLASTYLGASAVLNAFEIPVPQESPVTV from the coding sequence GTGTCTGCGCAGCAGGGGCCGGTCGAGCTGAGCATCGCGCGTGCGACTTCGCAATCGGCAGCGGATTCGGCTGGGTCGGATCCGGCGCTACCGATCACGCCACCGGCCGGCGCACCTGCCTTCGTGTTCGGCGCGGCGCGAGCAGCCGACGAATCGTTGACCGCACGGGGGGCGGTGCCGTGGTCGGCGGCGTTTGGTGGGCGTTGCGGCCTGATCTGTAACGGAGCCGCTGGGACACAGGCCAACCCGAACGGTGTCGGCGGCGGCTGGCTGCTGGGCAACGGTGGCGCCGGTTGGTCGAGCACCGTCGCGGGTGTGGACGGCGGACGGGGCGGCGCCGGAGGGTTGTTGTGGGGCAACGGCGGTGATGGTGGTGCTGGTGGTCTCGGTGCAGGGGGAGGACGCGGCGGCAACGCTGGACTCTTGGGCGGTAACGGCGGTCGAGGCGGCGACGGTGGCAGCGGGCTCACAGGAGTTGCGGGCGAGTCCGGTACGAACAATGGCCGCGGTGGTAACGGCGGAGTCGGTGGTGATGGCGGTTCCGGTGGCCGTGCCGGCCTGTTGTTCGGTTGGGGTGGACGAGGAGGGGACGGCGGTGCCGGGGGTGCTGGTGGTGCCGGAGCGCACGGCATCACTGCGTCGAGCGTTGAAGAGGACGGTGGTCCAGGTGGTGACGGCGGTAGCGGAGGCACGGGGGGTGCCGGTGGTTCCGGCGGAAACGCCGGTCTGTTGGCCGGTGACGGTGGTAACGGCGGCTCCGGTGGTGCGGCCGGTATCGGTGGTGCCGGTGGATTCGGTGGCACCGGGGGAGCCACCGTGGTCACGCTGGCCGGCGGCCAACTCACCGACAGTGCCGGTGTCGGTGGCACCGGCGGCTTCGGCGGTGCGGCCGGTTTTGCGGGGCTCGGTGGCGTTGGTGGCACGCGCAGCATGTTCGGCCGCGTCGGCTCAAACGGAGCCAACGGTGCGAGTGCGTTGGCCGGCGCCGGTGGTGGTCTGGGCGGAAACGGCGGACTCGGCGGACGGTTGCCGTTGATCGACCTGAACTCCGCCACTCCCGCACAGGCGGCGCTGGCAGCATTGATGAAGCGGCTGGGGCTGCCGATTCAGCAGGCGACCGGAATTCAGTTGGAGGATGTCAACGGGCTGTTGTTGGGCCCGCTGAACGCTTACCTGTACAACCCGGTCGTCGGTGAGGCGATCTTCAATGTCGGCAATACATTCTCCTCGTCGGTCTTGTCCCCTCGGGTCAAGGAGATCGTGATCCTCTCGGTCGGAGGCAAGTGGGGGTCGTCCTATGAGCTGTACGCTCATGAACTCGTCGCCCGCATGGTTGGTGTGCCCGAGGACGCCGTCGTGTCGCTGGCCAGTGGTCAGCCTCCGGTCGGTCTGACCGGAGACGAACTGGTTGCTGCGCAGTTCGTGCAGGAGCTCATTTCGACCTATCGGGTGAGCGAGGCAACCTACCAAGCAGCCGAGGCGGCGTTCGGTCGGGCCGGTGTCGTCGACATGGTCACTTTGGCGAGTACCTACCTCGGTGTGTCGGCGACACTGAACGCTTTCAACGTACGTGGACCGAATCCGGCGGCGCCCGCGGTGCTGCCGACGCCGGCGCCCGCCACGCCGCCGTCACCGGACGGCCCGAACGGGTTGGGCGGCAGGTTGCCGTTGCTGGATCTGGCTACCGCCACACCGGCCCAGCTCGAGCTTGCGGCGCGGATCAAGGCCCTCGCATTACCGATCCAGCAGGCGACGGGTATCGAGCTGGTGACACCAGATGGGCATTTGATCGGTCCGTTGAACGCCTATCTGTATAACCCCGTCATTGGCGGAGCGCAGTTCGATGTGGGCAACACGTTCGCATCTTCGACGCTGTCCGCCCGGGTGAAAGAGGTTGTCATCCTGTCGGTCGGCGGGCTCTGGGGTTCGGACTATGAGGTCTGGTCGCATTCGAAGGTGGCCCGGCTCGCGGGCCTGCCGGAGGAGGCAATCGTTTCGCTGGGCAGCGGTCAGGCTCCGGTCGGGCTCAGTGGCGATGAGCTGATTGCCGCCCAGTTCGTACAGGAACTGGTGTCGACCTACCGAGTCAGCGATGAGCTGTACTACGCGGCCGAAGCCGCGTTCGGACGGGAGGGGCTCGTCGATCTGGTCAATCTGGCCAGCACGTACCTCGGCGCCTCGGCGGTGCTGAACGCCTTCGAGATTCCGGTTCCGCAGGAGTCGCCCGTCACCGTATAG
- a CDS encoding DoxX family protein: MTVSGDVSGYEVALLLLRAVLGLTMAAHGCNKLFGPGGIAGTARWFDSIGMSPGAFHARVAAGAEIAAGVCLAVGFLMPLAAAGFVSLMVVAVWTVHRGNGFFVTKDGWEYNLVLAVGALSVAGTGAGRLSLDYMVFRDTALWSLLHGWAALAIAATLGIVGSFVQLAVFFRPPPRASS; this comes from the coding sequence ATGACCGTTTCTGGTGATGTGTCCGGCTACGAGGTGGCGCTCTTGCTACTGCGGGCGGTTCTCGGGCTAACGATGGCCGCGCACGGCTGTAACAAGCTCTTCGGTCCCGGTGGCATTGCGGGCACCGCCCGGTGGTTCGACAGCATCGGCATGTCGCCCGGTGCTTTTCATGCGCGAGTCGCCGCGGGCGCCGAGATCGCCGCCGGGGTGTGCCTGGCGGTCGGATTCCTGATGCCGCTGGCGGCTGCCGGATTCGTGTCGTTGATGGTGGTGGCGGTGTGGACCGTCCACCGTGGCAACGGATTCTTCGTCACCAAGGATGGCTGGGAGTACAACCTGGTGCTGGCGGTCGGCGCTTTGTCCGTAGCAGGTACTGGGGCCGGCCGACTCAGCCTGGACTATATGGTGTTTCGCGATACCGCCTTGTGGTCGCTGCTGCATGGATGGGCGGCCCTAGCGATTGCGGCGACACTGGGAATTGTCGGCAGCTTTGTCCAGCTGGCCGTCTTCTTCCGGCCGCCTCCGCGCGCTTCCTCGTGA
- a CDS encoding mandelate racemase/muconate lactonizing enzyme family protein has protein sequence MPPGRSRRLSGGDSALFCAGVSMQPPIVYPVGLASAVGEGAGHEERRHPAQMIDRWVAAEVDALDVLATANMTDICIECVEVRYLGIPTGIRPFRLPNGRLTPTDMPVVVLRLTDREGFQGFSLLWFQQQAQAALVGVGLSHLCAEVAPGSNLAELDAGIRAATRFIGEHGVMAFASSGLRMAAEDLVCRRRGVGLADLIGRRRDRVQLYQTGLMLQSSIDELVAEATSMCARGVRAMKMLVGKPDLDEDVDRIHAVRDCLPADAVIMVDALQRWDNAETALRAAERFEPFVINWIEDPLPHGDMAGYRDLAERCPIPIASGETLFAPADVDQLVGAGVPYIVGEPERLGGLWAWLHIAEKVRESGATMLPHLYPHVSAQLLATLRQDDVWLEYVPWFDQLVSQQLSFSADGTIHVDSGPGAGFTPCPDALDRLASGPWRRIDR, from the coding sequence TTGCCGCCGGGACGGTCAAGGAGGCTAAGTGGTGGTGACAGTGCCCTGTTTTGTGCGGGGGTGTCAATGCAACCACCCATTGTTTATCCGGTCGGACTAGCTTCTGCGGTAGGTGAAGGTGCAGGACATGAAGAACGGAGGCACCCCGCGCAGATGATCGACCGATGGGTGGCAGCTGAGGTGGACGCGCTCGATGTGCTTGCCACCGCCAACATGACAGATATCTGTATCGAGTGCGTCGAGGTGCGATACCTGGGTATTCCCACCGGTATTCGTCCGTTTCGACTACCGAACGGCCGGCTGACGCCGACGGACATGCCGGTCGTGGTGCTCAGGTTGACCGACCGTGAAGGCTTCCAGGGCTTTTCACTACTCTGGTTTCAGCAGCAAGCCCAGGCCGCGCTGGTCGGGGTCGGGCTGAGCCATCTGTGCGCAGAGGTGGCACCTGGGTCCAATCTGGCGGAACTCGACGCTGGTATCCGGGCTGCGACGAGATTCATCGGGGAGCACGGTGTGATGGCGTTCGCATCTTCCGGCCTTCGGATGGCCGCCGAGGACCTGGTCTGCCGGCGTCGCGGTGTCGGTTTAGCCGACCTGATCGGGCGACGGCGTGATCGGGTGCAGCTGTACCAGACGGGGCTGATGCTGCAATCGAGCATCGACGAGTTGGTGGCAGAAGCGACAAGCATGTGCGCGCGCGGTGTCCGCGCAATGAAGATGCTGGTCGGCAAGCCGGACCTCGACGAGGATGTGGACCGGATTCATGCGGTCCGAGACTGTCTTCCTGCGGATGCGGTGATCATGGTCGATGCCCTGCAACGGTGGGACAACGCGGAAACCGCGCTGCGTGCCGCCGAACGTTTCGAGCCGTTCGTAATCAACTGGATCGAGGATCCACTACCGCACGGCGACATGGCTGGTTACCGTGATCTCGCGGAGCGGTGCCCCATCCCCATCGCCAGCGGCGAGACTTTGTTCGCCCCGGCCGATGTCGATCAACTCGTCGGCGCCGGCGTGCCCTACATCGTCGGAGAACCCGAACGTCTCGGGGGACTATGGGCATGGCTCCACATCGCTGAGAAAGTCCGTGAATCCGGCGCCACGATGCTGCCACATCTGTATCCGCATGTATCGGCACAGCTGCTGGCGACGCTTCGTCAGGATGACGTGTGGCTGGAGTACGTGCCCTGGTTCGATCAGCTGGTATCCCAGCAGCTGTCGTTCTCCGCTGACGGGACAATCCATGTAGATTCCGGTCCCGGCGCCGGGTTCACACCATGTCCCGATGCGCTGGACCGCCTTGCCTCGGGCCCCTGGCGCCGAATTGATCGGTGA
- a CDS encoding aldehyde dehydrogenase, producing MSARGQALGSRQRDTIYIGGQWVASTGTRRDIVSPATVEVIGYAPDGTAADMDRAVTTARKTFDDGGWSGLPITDRARYLRRAGEIYAEHSNEIAELITAEMGSPITFSRNAQGPIAQHVLAYFTALGDRFEVEQQRTELSAPVSVIHDPSGVVAAIAPWNYPQALLLMKIAPALVAGCTVVAKPSPETALDGLLLAQIFDEAGLPPGVLNVVPADREAGEHLISHPGVDRVAFTGSTEAGRRVAEICGRDLRRCTLELGGKSAALVLDDADIALTVAGLRDAAFRNSGQTCTNQTRILVPHSRIDEFTDAFCDMVSSMVVGDPTDPATEIGPLVSQRQRERVEGYVAIGQAEGAKLVLGGGRPAGLDTGWYVEPAVFTGADNGMRIAREEVFGPVVCLIPYTDDEEGLAIANDSEYGLAGSIWGTDVDRATALAKRVRAGMILVNGAGASFDGPFGGFGQSGIGRECGIEGLLAYTEPKQVPLF from the coding sequence ATGTCAGCTCGTGGACAAGCACTGGGTTCCCGTCAGCGCGACACGATCTACATCGGCGGCCAGTGGGTGGCATCGACCGGCACCCGCCGGGACATCGTCTCACCGGCCACCGTCGAGGTCATCGGATACGCGCCGGACGGGACAGCCGCCGATATGGATCGTGCGGTCACGACCGCACGCAAGACCTTCGACGACGGTGGATGGTCGGGGCTACCGATCACCGATCGCGCCCGCTATCTGCGCCGTGCCGGTGAGATCTACGCCGAGCATTCCAACGAGATCGCCGAGCTCATCACCGCAGAGATGGGCAGTCCGATCACCTTCTCGCGTAATGCTCAAGGCCCCATAGCGCAACATGTTCTCGCGTATTTCACCGCACTGGGTGACCGCTTCGAGGTCGAACAGCAACGCACGGAGCTCAGCGCCCCGGTATCGGTGATCCATGATCCGTCCGGTGTGGTGGCCGCCATCGCTCCCTGGAACTATCCGCAGGCATTGTTGCTGATGAAGATCGCGCCCGCCTTGGTAGCCGGCTGCACGGTGGTGGCCAAGCCATCTCCCGAAACCGCACTCGACGGATTGCTGCTGGCCCAGATCTTCGACGAGGCCGGGCTGCCGCCGGGGGTGCTCAACGTCGTGCCCGCAGACCGAGAGGCCGGCGAACACCTGATCAGCCATCCAGGTGTGGATCGGGTGGCCTTCACCGGATCCACCGAGGCGGGTCGACGCGTCGCCGAGATCTGTGGTCGCGACCTGCGGCGCTGCACGCTGGAGCTGGGCGGTAAGTCCGCCGCGTTGGTTCTCGACGACGCCGATATCGCCCTCACAGTCGCGGGCCTGCGCGATGCAGCCTTTCGGAACAGCGGCCAGACCTGCACAAATCAGACCCGAATTCTGGTTCCACACAGTCGAATCGACGAGTTCACCGACGCCTTCTGCGACATGGTGTCGTCGATGGTGGTCGGCGATCCGACCGATCCAGCCACCGAGATCGGCCCACTCGTGTCGCAGCGTCAGCGCGAGCGCGTTGAGGGTTATGTCGCCATCGGGCAGGCGGAGGGCGCCAAGCTGGTTCTGGGCGGTGGCCGGCCGGCCGGCCTCGACACCGGTTGGTACGTGGAGCCGGCTGTGTTCACCGGGGCCGATAACGGTATGCGCATCGCCAGGGAGGAGGTCTTCGGCCCCGTGGTCTGCCTCATCCCCTATACCGATGATGAGGAGGGACTGGCCATCGCCAACGACTCCGAATACGGCCTAGCCGGAAGCATCTGGGGTACCGACGTCGACCGCGCGACTGCGCTGGCCAAGCGCGTGCGGGCCGGCATGATCCTCGTCAATGGCGCCGGCGCCAGCTTCGACGGGCCGTTCGGCGGGTTCGGTCAGAGCGGTATCGGCCGGGAATGCGGTATCGAAGGCCTGCTGGCCTACACCGAACCCAAACAAGTTCCCCTGTTCTAA